The genomic DNA AGCACGACTCCTGCCAATCGCGCCTGCATCTGAGCGTCTGCGCCGGTAAAGGTGGCGACCTCGCCGAGGGTGAACTGCGCGTTTTTCACCACGCTGAAGTCACGCAGTTCGATGCGCGGCTGTTGAGCACACCGTGCACCTGTTGCCAGCGCTAAGATGATGGTCAGGAAGAGCAATTTCACCGGTTATCACCTCTACCGACGCAAGTTGTTGGCGATGTTCAACATCTCATCCGAGGTCTGGATGGCTTTCGCGCTGATCTCGTAAGCACGCTGGGCGATAATCATCGCGACCATTTCATCTACTATCTGCACATTGGACATCTCCAGCATGTTCTGAGCGACCGTGCCGAAGCCTTGCTCGCCAGGCGCGCCCTCCACGGGGTCACCGGAGGCGGCGGTGGGCTTGTACAGGTTCTGCCCCAGATGCTGCAAGCCGCTGGGGTTCACAAAACGCGCCAGCTGGATTTGCCCGACCTCATCAGGCGTGTTTTGTCCTGCCCGCAGCACCGACACCGTGCCGTCCTTGCCGATGGTGATAGTCTGCGCGTCTTGTGGAATGATGATTTCCGGCTCCAGCGGATAACCGTCGGAAGTGACGAGGCGTCCCTGCACGTCCAGTTTGAACGCGCCATCCCGCGTGTATGCCACCGTGCCGTCGGGCAGAAGCACCTTAAAGAAGCCGTCCCCCTCTATTGCCAGGTCGGTAGGGTTGTCGGTTTTTTGCAACGTGCCCGTGGTGAAGATGGTGGCGGTAGAAACCGGGCGCACACCCAGCCCGACGTTGAGTCCGGTGGGGACTTGCGCTCCCCGGGCGGCAGTTGTACCAGCTGGGCGCAGCGTTTGATATAGCAAGTCTTGAAAATCAGCGCGACTGCGCTTGAAGCCAACGGTGTTGACGTTTGCCAGGTTGTTGGCGATAACGTCCAGATGTAACTGCTGTGCTGCCATGCCGGTCGCCGATGTGAAAAGCGCCCGCATCATCTTGACGTACACCTCCTCTGCATATTCTGGTTATCTCGTGCGCCCCCTCAGTCGGTCGGGGGCGTTCATCGGCTTCCGTGCCTGGCGCACGCACGGTCCAGCCGAAAACCTGATGTTATACTTTACCGACATCGTTCACCGCTCTCTGCAGCGTTTCATCATGCGCCAGAACCGCACGGTGTGACGCTTCGTAGGCACGCATCGCTACTATCATATCCACCATTGCCTGCACCACAGACACGTTGGAGCGTTCCAGCGCGCCCACCTGCAGGCTGAACTGTGGAAGCGGTTGCGCGTTGCCTGCGAATCGGTTTGCTCCCTGTTTCACTGGGTTCTGCAGTTGCACCACGCGCAGGCGATCCACTAACTGACCGCCCGCCAGCACATCGCCGTTAGGAGCGATGGTCAGGGGGACTGTCGCACTGCGGATAACACCGCGCGTGCCCATTACCGGCATCCCATCTGCGGTAACCAGCGTACCGTCTGCTGCTTGCCGGAACGCGCCGTCGCGGGT from Armatimonadota bacterium includes the following:
- a CDS encoding flagellar basal-body rod protein FlgF — translated: MLRGLHIAASGMLAQQVRHETIANNLANADTTGYKADEVAFRTALDTAIWRHRDPQKGAPTPQVGTLSFGTEVDAVVTDLRSAPIALTGRPLDVAIDGEGFFVVNTPQGERYTRDGAFRQAADGTLVTADGMPVMGTRGVIRSATVPLTIAPNGDVLAGGQLVDRLRVVQLQNPVKQGANRFAGNAQPLPQFSLQVGALERSNVSVVQAMVDMIVAMRAYEASHRAVLAHDETLQRAVNDVGKV
- the flgG gene encoding flagellar basal-body rod protein FlgG, with the protein product MMRALFTSATGMAAQQLHLDVIANNLANVNTVGFKRSRADFQDLLYQTLRPAGTTAARGAQVPTGLNVGLGVRPVSTATIFTTGTLQKTDNPTDLAIEGDGFFKVLLPDGTVAYTRDGAFKLDVQGRLVTSDGYPLEPEIIIPQDAQTITIGKDGTVSVLRAGQNTPDEVGQIQLARFVNPSGLQHLGQNLYKPTAASGDPVEGAPGEQGFGTVAQNMLEMSNVQIVDEMVAMIIAQRAYEISAKAIQTSDEMLNIANNLRR